The window GCATGCACACTAACCCTTTACGTGTACTTGATACTAAGAACCCGGATGTTCAAGCGATCTTAGGTGACGCACCTCGACTATCTGAATATTTAGGTGAAGAATCAAAGCAACATTTTGCTGGTTTGTGTGAACTTCTTGACGCTGTTGGTATCGAATACCAAGTTAACGAGCGACTAGTACGTGGCCTAGATTACTACAACCGCACAGTATTTGAGTGGATCACTGACAGCCTAGGCGCGCAGGGTACAGTATGTGGCGGTGGCCGTTACGATGGTCTTGTTGAGCAACTAGGCGGCAAAGCAACTAATGCGGTTGGTTTTGCAATGGGTCTAGAGCGCCTGGTTCTAATGATGGAAACGCTAGAACTTACAGAAGTTCGTCGTAGCGTTGACGTATATATGGTTGCTGCTGGCGAAGGTACTATGATCGCGGGCATGCAGTTAGCGAATCAATTGCGTGACACCGTTAAAGGCGTACGCGTGATGAACCACTTCGGTGGTGGTAGCTTCAAGAAGCAATTTAAACGTGCTGACAAAGTAGGTGCTGTTGTAGCACTTGTACTTGGTGAGAACGAAGTTGCTGATAATACAGTTGTGCTAAAAGATTTGGTTGGCGGTGTGCAAGAAACCGTGTCTCAAACGGAAGTTGCAGAGAAAGTTGCTGCGCTAATCTAGTTAGCCATTGAGCAAACGCTCATCATGAATATTAACGTCAGCACTATGCTGGCGTTTAAAGAATTAAAGAGGACAGGAAGTGGAACTTTACGATAGCGAAGAGCAACAAGTTGAAGCCATTAAAGATTGGTGGAAAGAGAACGGTAAAGCCGTAATCTTTGGTGCGGTTATTGGTTTAGGTGGTCTATTTGGCTGGCGCTATTACCAAGATTCAGTCGTTGAAGCGCGTGAAGCAGCTTCAGAAAGCTACACCTCTGTAATTTCAGCTCTTGATACTAAGGGCGTTGATGCTCAATCTGATATTCAAGCTTTCATCGACGCAAACAAAGATGCTGAATACTCTGTTCTTGCTGCTATGCAATTAGCTAAAGCGCAAGTTCAAGCGGGTGACCTTGCAGCAGCACTTGAACAGCTTGAGTGGGCAAAATCGGCAACTAAGGACGCGGCATTAGCACCACTACTTACTTACCGTGTTGCTCGTATCAAAGCTGAGCAAGGTGAATTTGACGCAGCATTGACTGATCTTGAAGCGATGACTGACGAATCTTGGAAAGGCCGTGTTGCTGAACTACGTGGTGATATTTCACTTCGTAAAGGCGACACAGATGCGGCTTACAGTGCTTACTCTGAAGCACAACAAGCTGCTGATGCGAGCCAAACGCTTCAAATCAAACTTGACGACCTAGCTAAATAAGGCGCTTTGAATGAAGAAGATGTTTCCAAAAGCGGCGTTGTGTGCGATTGCTCTTGGCCTGTTAGCGGGTTGTGCGGGTGAAGAAGACACCGTCATCATGGCTCCAGTACCAACGGTAAACAGCGAGTTCACTCCTAAGCAGGAATGGTCTACGTCGGTTGGTGATGGTGTTGGTCATTACTTTTCAAAATTAACGCCAGAGCTTGCTTACGACAAAGTGTTTGTTGCAAGTCGCGAAGGTATTGTTAAAGCGCTTGATCCTGAAACGGGTAAAAAGTTGTGGGAAACCGATCTTGAAAAAGATGTGCTCGCACGCTTATCAGGTGGCCTAACAGCGGCTTACGGCAAAGTGTTCTTAGGCTCTGAAAATGGCGAAGTGATCGCGTTAGACGAATCGACCGGTGAAGAACTGTGGCGCGTACCAGTGAACGGTGAGGTGCTTGCATCTCCTGCGACTGAAAGCAACATGGTATTAGTTCATACGAGCCGTGGCATGATGATCGCTTTAGATCAAGAAAGCGGCGAACAGAAGTGGACGATTAGCACTGAAGTTCCAAGTTTAACACTGCGCGGCGATAGCTCTCCTGTTGCTGTTTCTGGTGGTGTTTTCTGGGGAACGGCAAATGGACGTTTGGCTGCTGCTATCGTTGACCGTGGTCAGCTTATTTGGCAACAACCGGTTGGCACGCCAAAAGGCGCAACGGAAATTGACCGCTTGGTTGATGTTGATGCGTCTCCGATTGTTCTTGGCGGCACCTTGTATACCGTTGGTATCAATGGTCAGTTAATTGCTATCGATCTTCGTTCTGGTAAGCCAGTTTGGAAGCGTAACTACTCGTCAGCGATTGATTTAGCAAGCGATGGTAGTCGTTTGTTCGTTGTTACTGACAAAGACCATGTGGTTGCGGTAGATGCGCGTAGCGGTACTGAGCTATGGAGCACGCCATTGCTAGAAAACCGCTTACTGACAGCACCTGCTATTATTAACGGTTATGTAGTCGTGGGTGATACAGAAGGTTATCTACACTGGTTAGATCGTTCATCGGGTGAGTTCGTTGCCCAACAGTTAGTTGATGATAGCGGCTTTGCGGTTGCGCCAATTGAGCTACCTGAAGGCTACTTAGTGACGACTCGCAATGGCGATGTAAAGAAACTAACGATTAGCCAATAAAAGCGTGATACAATTCACAGTCGGCTCCTGGTTGGTAACAGCTAGGAGCCGTTTTGTTGTTATAAATTAATAAACCATGTGGTTATAGGTAAGAGTTTAAACTTGCGAACAAGTGCTTACCTATAACTACATTTAGAGAAGAAATTGTAGAGGTTGTTATGGTACCTGTTGTTGCTCTAGTAGGGCGTCCGAACGTAGGTAAATCTACGTTATTTAACCGATTGACTCGAACTCGTGATGCATTGGTTGCGGATTTCCCTGGCTTAACGCGTGACCGTAAATACGGCCATGCTCATTTTAGTGAGCATGACTTTATTGTTATCGACACTGGTGGTATCGACGGTACCGAAGAAGGTGTTGAAACTAAAATGGCTGAACAGTCGCTAGCGGCGATTGATGAAGCTGATGTCGTTCTGTTTATGGTAGATGGCCGTGCTGGTCTAACACCTTCAGATGTGGCTATTGCTAAGCACCTTCGCCAACTAGAAAAGCCTTCAATGCTCGTAGTAAACAAGGTTGATGGTATCGACCCTGATGCTGCAAGTGCTGACTTCTGGCAGTTAGGCGTTGAAGATATGTATCAAATCGCAGCGGCACACGGTCGTGGTGTAACCGCACTGATTGACCTTGCACTTAACCCATTCGCTGAAGCTTTAAAAGCTGAGAATGGTGAAGTAAGCGATTTGACTGAGTTTGAAGACGAAGAAGAAGAGCAAGTTGATTTCACTGAAGAAGAAGCGGAAGAAGAATTCCAGCGTCTTCAAGATCAACCAATCAAGCTAGCAATCATTGGTCGTCCGAACGTAGGTAAATCAACACTAACTAACCGTATTCTTGGTGAAGAACGTGTTGTTGTTTACGATATGCCAGGTACGACTCGTGACTCTATCTACATTCCAATGCAGCGTGATGAGCGTGAATACGTTCTGATTGATACTGCGGGTGTTCGTCGTCGTAAGAACATCAATGAAACGGTAGAGAAGTTCTCTGTAGTTAAAACACTGAAAGCGATTGAAGACGCTAACGTTGTGTTATTGCTGATTGATGCTCGCGAGAATATCTCGGATCAAGATTTAAGCTTGTTAGGCTTTGCGTTGAATGCTGGTCGTTCAATCGTGATTGCAGTAAACAAGTGGGATGGTCTAGACAGCGATGTAAAAGAACACGTTAAGAAAGAACTAGACCGCCGTTTAGGTTTCGTTGATTTCGCACGTATTCACTTTATTTCTGCACTTCATGGCACAGGTGTTGGTCACTTGTTTGAATCTGTTCAAGAAGCTTACAAGTCAGCGACAACACGTGTTGGTACTTCTGTTCTGACTCGTATCATGAAAATGGCAACGGATGATCACCAACCGCCTATGGTTCGTGGCCGTCGTGTGAAACTTAAATACGCGCACGCTGGTGGCTATAACCCACCTATTATCGTTATCCACGGTAACCAAGTTCGTAACTTGCCAGATTCGTACAAACGATTCCTAATGAACTACTACCGTCGTTCGCTAGAGATCATGGGTACACCGATTCGCATTCAATTCCAGAACAGCGAAAACCCGTTTGAAGCGAAAACAAACAAGCTAACGATTTCTCAGGAACGCAAACGTAAACGTATGATGAGCATGATGAAAGGCCGTAAATAACCCTTTCTAATCGATTTGATACCCGAGCCTGTCTCGGGTATTTTTTTAAGCAAAATTTACGTTAAGCCATAGCCTCACATTCTCACATCATTATGGGTTAGCGAATTAGACTCGATTTCAAAAGAAGAACAATATGAGCACTAGCGATTTGATTACATCTGCACAAGCAATCACACCAACCATCACTCAATTCTGTCATCAGGCTTGGCAGCTCAATGCCAAAGCGCTATATGTTGAAAGCGATAACAGTAAAACCTACTTGATCACTGATGTGACGCCTTTTCATCCTGTTAGTTATATTTGGCCAGATCACCCTGCAGACCAAGGTTTTGTCAGCGTAAATGGTGAACAGTATATTGTTGAAGATTGCCTTGTTGGTGCAATAGAACAATCTACTGGAAAGCTTCATATCGCAGCAGATATTCCTGTTAAGCGTGATACGGAAGGGTGGGCGTTTGTGGTTGTTCACCAACTACCGGCATCAGCTTCTA of the Vibrio lentus genome contains:
- the hisS gene encoding histidine--tRNA ligase — protein: MAKNIQAIRGMNDCLPTQSPLWQKVESAVKSVVSAYGYNEVRMPIVEETNLFSRAVGEETDVVSKEMYTFDDRNGDSLTLRPEGTAGCVRSCIQNSLINRDEQRLWYMGPMFRHERPQKGRYRQFHQCGVEVFGLDGPDVDAELIMMTARLWRELGIDKHVRLELNSIGSQEDRVSYRTALVAFLEQHIDVLDEDCKRRMHTNPLRVLDTKNPDVQAILGDAPRLSEYLGEESKQHFAGLCELLDAVGIEYQVNERLVRGLDYYNRTVFEWITDSLGAQGTVCGGGRYDGLVEQLGGKATNAVGFAMGLERLVLMMETLELTEVRRSVDVYMVAAGEGTMIAGMQLANQLRDTVKGVRVMNHFGGGSFKKQFKRADKVGAVVALVLGENEVADNTVVLKDLVGGVQETVSQTEVAEKVAALI
- a CDS encoding YfgM family protein, giving the protein MELYDSEEQQVEAIKDWWKENGKAVIFGAVIGLGGLFGWRYYQDSVVEAREAASESYTSVISALDTKGVDAQSDIQAFIDANKDAEYSVLAAMQLAKAQVQAGDLAAALEQLEWAKSATKDAALAPLLTYRVARIKAEQGEFDAALTDLEAMTDESWKGRVAELRGDISLRKGDTDAAYSAYSEAQQAADASQTLQIKLDDLAK
- the bamB gene encoding outer membrane protein assembly factor BamB gives rise to the protein MKKMFPKAALCAIALGLLAGCAGEEDTVIMAPVPTVNSEFTPKQEWSTSVGDGVGHYFSKLTPELAYDKVFVASREGIVKALDPETGKKLWETDLEKDVLARLSGGLTAAYGKVFLGSENGEVIALDESTGEELWRVPVNGEVLASPATESNMVLVHTSRGMMIALDQESGEQKWTISTEVPSLTLRGDSSPVAVSGGVFWGTANGRLAAAIVDRGQLIWQQPVGTPKGATEIDRLVDVDASPIVLGGTLYTVGINGQLIAIDLRSGKPVWKRNYSSAIDLASDGSRLFVVTDKDHVVAVDARSGTELWSTPLLENRLLTAPAIINGYVVVGDTEGYLHWLDRSSGEFVAQQLVDDSGFAVAPIELPEGYLVTTRNGDVKKLTISQ
- the der gene encoding ribosome biogenesis GTPase Der — translated: MVPVVALVGRPNVGKSTLFNRLTRTRDALVADFPGLTRDRKYGHAHFSEHDFIVIDTGGIDGTEEGVETKMAEQSLAAIDEADVVLFMVDGRAGLTPSDVAIAKHLRQLEKPSMLVVNKVDGIDPDAASADFWQLGVEDMYQIAAAHGRGVTALIDLALNPFAEALKAENGEVSDLTEFEDEEEEQVDFTEEEAEEEFQRLQDQPIKLAIIGRPNVGKSTLTNRILGEERVVVYDMPGTTRDSIYIPMQRDEREYVLIDTAGVRRRKNINETVEKFSVVKTLKAIEDANVVLLLIDARENISDQDLSLLGFALNAGRSIVIAVNKWDGLDSDVKEHVKKELDRRLGFVDFARIHFISALHGTGVGHLFESVQEAYKSATTRVGTSVLTRIMKMATDDHQPPMVRGRRVKLKYAHAGGYNPPIIVIHGNQVRNLPDSYKRFLMNYYRRSLEIMGTPIRIQFQNSENPFEAKTNKLTISQERKRKRMMSMMKGRK